From Falsiruegeria litorea R37, the proteins below share one genomic window:
- the ybgC gene encoding tol-pal system-associated acyl-CoA thioesterase, producing MKHLFPIRVYYEDTDMGGIVYHANYLRYIERARSDWVRNLGNDQNAMKDAGLVWVVRKIEAEYLNTAKFDDELQVETEVASLSGVRLTMNQLITRGDTEIFRASVTAVCMTTEGRPTRLPAEIRALMQ from the coding sequence GTGAAACATCTCTTTCCCATTCGCGTCTATTACGAAGACACCGATATGGGCGGGATCGTCTACCACGCCAACTACCTGCGTTACATCGAGCGCGCGCGCTCGGATTGGGTGCGCAATCTGGGCAATGACCAGAACGCGATGAAAGATGCAGGCCTGGTCTGGGTCGTGCGCAAGATCGAGGCGGAATACCTCAATACAGCCAAGTTCGATGACGAGCTTCAGGTCGAAACCGAAGTGGCCAGTCTTTCGGGTGTCCGCCTGACAATGAACCAGCTGATCACGCGCGGTGACACGGAAATTTTCCGCGCATCGGTCACCGCTGTCTGCATGACAACCGAGGGACGCCCGACGCGCCTTCCGGCAGAGATTCGCGCATTGATGCAATAA
- the tolQ gene encoding protein TolQ, translating to MEAETLALAQEIDFSFWGLFARATLTVKLVMVILMVASFWAWSIIIQKLIMYRAARREADVFDQAFWSGDPLDALFEQIGPEPKGSSQKIFAAGMIEWRRSHRTDGGLIAGAQARIDRSMDVAINKEAEALQKGLPVLATVGSTAPFIGLFGTVWGIMNAFIEIAEQQNTNLAVVAPGIAEALLATGLGLLAAIPAVIFYNKLSADSDRIVAGYEAFADEFATILSRQLDS from the coding sequence ATGGAAGCAGAAACTCTGGCGCTGGCGCAGGAGATCGATTTCTCGTTTTGGGGATTGTTTGCGCGCGCGACGCTCACCGTCAAACTGGTGATGGTGATCCTGATGGTGGCGTCATTCTGGGCGTGGTCCATTATCATCCAAAAACTGATCATGTATCGGGCGGCCCGGCGCGAGGCGGATGTCTTTGATCAGGCATTCTGGTCGGGTGATCCGCTGGACGCGCTGTTCGAACAGATCGGGCCAGAGCCCAAGGGCAGCTCGCAAAAGATCTTTGCTGCGGGCATGATCGAATGGCGCCGCTCGCATCGCACGGATGGGGGACTGATCGCGGGTGCGCAGGCGCGCATCGACCGGTCGATGGACGTGGCCATCAACAAAGAGGCTGAAGCTCTGCAAAAAGGCCTGCCGGTGCTGGCCACCGTGGGCTCGACCGCGCCGTTCATCGGCCTTTTCGGCACCGTCTGGGGCATCATGAACGCGTTCATCGAGATTGCGGAACAGCAAAACACCAACCTGGCCGTTGTGGCCCCTGGCATTGCCGAGGCTTTGCTCGCGACGGGCCTGGGCCTGCTTGCGGCGATCCCGGCGGTAATCTTTTACAACAAACTCAGCGCAGACAGCGACCGCATCGTGGCAGGGTACGAGGCCTTTGCCGACGAGTTTGCGACCATCCTGTCGCGTCAGCTGGACAGCTGA
- the tolR gene encoding protein TolR, with protein MGAGVQQPAEASGRRRGRRRGRARPMAEINVTPFVDVMLVLLIIFMVAAPLLTVGVPVELPKTAAGALPSESEEPLTVTITAEGAVEIQTTGVARNELVPKLRAIAAERSSDQVFLRADGAVPYALVMQVMGALNAGGFSNVGLVTDTGGPTFDEGGE; from the coding sequence ATGGGCGCGGGTGTACAGCAACCAGCCGAGGCCAGTGGGCGGCGGCGTGGGCGCAGACGCGGTCGCGCGCGTCCCATGGCCGAAATCAACGTGACGCCCTTTGTCGATGTCATGCTCGTGCTTCTGATCATTTTCATGGTGGCCGCTCCCCTGCTGACGGTGGGGGTCCCGGTGGAACTGCCCAAAACCGCTGCAGGCGCCTTGCCCTCAGAAAGCGAAGAGCCGCTGACCGTGACCATCACCGCCGAGGGCGCGGTTGAAATCCAGACAACAGGCGTGGCCCGGAATGAGCTGGTGCCCAAGCTGCGCGCCATTGCCGCTGAGCGGTCCAGCGATCAGGTGTTTTTACGCGCCGACGGGGCCGTGCCTTATGCGTTGGTGATGCAGGTCATGGGCGCGCTCAACGCGGGTGGGTTTTCCAATGTGGGCCTTGTGACCGACACTGGCGGGCCCACGTTTGACGAAGGCGGAGAGTGA
- a CDS encoding energy transducer TonB, translated as MQTGTKISAVVHVTLVGWAFLGGAFRSEPLPFDVQDVSVISAEDFAALSAPVQTPEVAQQPDALQQPETPEVEVAVPEAPQPEPEQQQPDPVVEPLPEPVPDPVVEAPDPQVSEDTAVLVQPDPEPTIDLAPPGARPKPRPVERVAPQPVAPPPPDATPDEVEIPPVVAEEGAEEPQPEQEQTAPEEATDQIVTEAEESDELAPLRSPRPPARRPSPPAQTAEQPTPQPASPSGVQDALAEALAGSQEDIPLGPPLTSGEKDGLRLAVSRCWNVGALSSEALQTTVIVAFSMQRDGKPDAGSIRMLDSSGGSASSAQQAYQAARRAIIRCGAKGYDLPAEKYGQWRDIEVTFNPERMRIK; from the coding sequence TTGCAGACCGGCACCAAGATCTCGGCAGTTGTCCATGTGACGTTGGTCGGATGGGCATTTCTCGGCGGAGCCTTCCGGTCCGAGCCCTTGCCGTTTGACGTGCAGGACGTCTCGGTGATTTCCGCCGAGGACTTTGCGGCCCTCAGCGCGCCGGTGCAGACGCCCGAGGTGGCGCAGCAGCCCGATGCCTTGCAACAACCCGAAACGCCCGAGGTTGAGGTGGCCGTGCCCGAAGCACCACAGCCTGAGCCGGAACAACAACAACCGGACCCGGTAGTCGAGCCTTTGCCGGAACCCGTGCCCGATCCAGTGGTCGAGGCGCCTGATCCGCAAGTAAGCGAAGACACGGCTGTTCTGGTGCAGCCGGATCCGGAACCGACGATCGACTTGGCCCCGCCCGGCGCGCGCCCCAAGCCGCGCCCCGTCGAACGCGTGGCCCCGCAACCGGTCGCGCCGCCTCCGCCTGACGCGACGCCTGACGAGGTGGAAATTCCACCCGTCGTGGCCGAGGAAGGGGCAGAGGAACCACAACCCGAACAGGAACAGACCGCCCCCGAAGAGGCCACGGATCAGATCGTGACCGAGGCCGAGGAAAGCGATGAACTGGCCCCGTTGCGCTCGCCGCGTCCGCCTGCGCGTCGCCCGTCGCCGCCTGCGCAGACGGCTGAGCAGCCGACGCCGCAACCGGCCTCTCCCAGCGGAGTGCAGGATGCGTTGGCCGAAGCGCTGGCAGGCAGCCAAGAGGACATCCCGCTTGGACCGCCGCTGACCAGCGGTGAAAAGGATGGGCTGCGTTTGGCGGTTTCTCGCTGTTGGAACGTGGGCGCCTTGTCGTCCGAGGCATTGCAGACCACCGTCATTGTCGCCTTTTCCATGCAGAGGGATGGCAAACCGGACGCGGGCTCGATCCGCATGTTGGACAGCTCGGGCGGCTCTGCGTCCTCGGCGCAACAGGCGTATCAGGCGGCACGACGTGCTATTATCCGATGTGGCGCAAAAGGCTATGATCTACCGGCCGAGAAATACGGCCAGTGGCGTGACATCGAAGTGACATTCAATCCCGAGAGGATGCGGATCAAATGA
- the tolB gene encoding Tol-Pal system beta propeller repeat protein TolB — protein sequence MMKFLVSLFLGLSLMVTTAHAQSQPLRIEITEGVIEPLPFAVPNFVPDSGAAAELAGQLARVVAADLSGTGLFREVPASAYISQVTGFDDPIKFADWKAINAQALVTGAVNVQGNRVTVRFRVWDVFSDKEIEPGMQFSGTKDGWRRMAHKVADAVYSRITGESGYFDSRVVYVSESGPKNQRRKRLAIMDYDGYNVQYLTDSSAIVLAPRFSPTGDRVLYTSYESGFPRIHVLDVGQVKRRVLESAEGTMSFAPRFSPDGQTVVYSLSQGGNTDLYTMNIASGQAQRLTSTPSIETAPSYSPDGQQIVFESDRSGTPQLYVMSASGGEAKRISFGQGRYGTPVWSPRGDLIAFTKQNKGRFHIGVMRTDGSEERLLTASFLDEGPTWSPNGRVIMFTRETRGENGRSSLYTVDISGRNLRPVRTPDGGSDPAWSPLQK from the coding sequence ATGATGAAGTTTTTGGTAAGCCTGTTTCTGGGCCTTTCACTGATGGTCACAACGGCCCATGCGCAGAGCCAGCCGCTGCGGATCGAAATCACCGAAGGTGTGATCGAACCGCTGCCCTTTGCGGTGCCGAACTTTGTCCCCGACAGCGGGGCTGCTGCCGAGCTTGCAGGTCAACTGGCGCGCGTCGTGGCGGCGGATCTGTCTGGTACGGGCCTGTTCCGCGAAGTGCCCGCCAGCGCCTATATCAGCCAGGTCACGGGCTTTGATGACCCCATCAAATTCGCTGATTGGAAAGCGATCAATGCGCAGGCTTTGGTCACCGGCGCTGTCAATGTCCAGGGCAATCGCGTCACAGTGCGGTTCAGGGTCTGGGACGTGTTTTCGGACAAAGAGATCGAGCCGGGCATGCAGTTCTCGGGAACCAAGGATGGTTGGCGCCGCATGGCGCACAAGGTGGCCGATGCGGTTTACAGCCGGATCACGGGCGAGAGCGGCTATTTCGACAGCCGCGTCGTTTATGTGTCCGAAAGCGGCCCCAAGAACCAACGTCGCAAGCGCCTGGCGATCATGGATTATGACGGTTACAACGTTCAGTACCTGACTGACAGCTCGGCCATCGTGCTGGCGCCACGCTTCTCGCCCACTGGCGACCGGGTGCTTTATACCAGTTACGAAAGCGGCTTTCCCCGCATCCATGTGCTGGACGTGGGGCAGGTAAAGCGTCGCGTTCTGGAAAGCGCCGAAGGCACGATGAGCTTTGCGCCGCGCTTTTCGCCGGATGGCCAGACAGTGGTCTATTCGCTCAGCCAGGGTGGAAACACCGACCTTTACACAATGAACATCGCCTCGGGGCAGGCACAGCGGCTGACCAGCACGCCCTCGATCGAGACGGCACCCAGCTATTCCCCCGATGGCCAGCAGATCGTCTTTGAAAGCGACCGCTCAGGTACGCCGCAGCTGTATGTGATGTCGGCCAGTGGCGGAGAGGCCAAACGCATCAGCTTTGGCCAGGGCCGCTATGGCACGCCGGTCTGGTCCCCGCGCGGTGATCTGATTGCGTTCACCAAACAAAACAAGGGCCGCTTCCACATCGGCGTCATGCGCACCGACGGCAGCGAAGAGCGCTTGCTGACGGCCTCTTTCCTGGATGAGGGGCCAACCTGGTCGCCCAACGGTCGTGTGATCATGTTCACGCGGGAAACTCGAGGCGAAAACGGGCGCTCGTCTCTTTATACTGTGGACATCTCGGGCCGGAACCTGCGCCCGGTGCGCACACCTGACGGAGGCAGCGACCCGGCGTGGTCGCCGCTGCAGAAATGA
- the pal gene encoding peptidoglycan-associated lipoprotein Pal: protein MNLLSKISMAVALVAMAACTNNSALDDANSVNLGDAAAGSAADPSSPAYFQQAVGDRVLFEVDQSTLNDAARATLQAQAEWLLQNTDFAATIEGHADEQGTREYNLALGARRANAAREFLISRGVAGTRLKVVSYGKERPIEICSEEACYANNRRAVTVLAGGLTG from the coding sequence ATGAACCTTTTGAGCAAGATTTCGATGGCGGTGGCGCTTGTGGCCATGGCTGCCTGTACGAACAATTCGGCGCTGGATGACGCCAATTCGGTCAACCTGGGGGATGCCGCAGCCGGATCGGCAGCGGATCCCAGCTCTCCGGCCTACTTCCAGCAGGCGGTTGGTGACCGCGTGTTGTTCGAGGTCGACCAGTCGACCCTAAACGACGCGGCACGCGCCACATTGCAGGCCCAGGCGGAATGGCTGCTGCAGAACACGGATTTCGCGGCCACCATCGAAGGTCATGCTGACGAGCAGGGCACCCGCGAATACAACCTGGCGCTTGGCGCACGCCGCGCCAATGCAGCGCGCGAGTTCCTGATTTCGCGCGGGGTGGCGGGAACGCGCCTCAAGGTGGTGAGCTACGGCAAGGAACGCCCGATCGAAATTTGCAGCGAAGAGGCATGTTATGCCAACAACCGTCGCGCGGTCACCGTGCTGGCCGGTGGATTGACGGGGTAA
- the ybgF gene encoding tol-pal system protein YbgF translates to MRVRGLILAAVVGLTAGMAYAQDAQTLADIRQELTILHVEIQRLKRELSTTGASTTTQASGSVLERVDTIEASLQRLTRQTEQMNQRIDRIVADGTNRIGDLEFRLVELEGGDVSTLGETTTLGGDTASPPFAPGIEDARPDDTELAVGEKAEFDTAKAALDAGDYRKAADLLANFDASYPGSPLGPEAHLNRGKALDGLGDTREAARAYLASFTNNSTGPVAPDALYELGAALGRLGQVDQACVTLAEVRVRFPAATAVSNAQQEMTSLGCS, encoded by the coding sequence ATGCGTGTTCGAGGCTTGATTTTGGCAGCGGTTGTGGGACTGACCGCAGGTATGGCCTACGCGCAGGACGCGCAGACATTGGCTGATATCCGGCAGGAGCTGACGATTCTGCATGTGGAAATTCAGCGCCTCAAGCGCGAACTGTCGACAACCGGCGCGTCGACAACAACCCAGGCCAGCGGCTCGGTGCTGGAACGTGTGGACACGATCGAGGCCAGCTTGCAACGCCTGACGCGTCAGACCGAGCAGATGAACCAGCGCATCGACCGCATTGTGGCCGACGGCACCAACCGTATTGGCGATCTAGAGTTCCGGCTGGTCGAGCTTGAGGGTGGGGATGTTTCCACCTTGGGCGAAACCACCACTTTGGGTGGTGATACCGCGAGCCCACCCTTTGCCCCTGGCATTGAGGACGCGCGGCCCGATGACACCGAATTGGCCGTGGGTGAAAAGGCCGAGTTTGACACTGCCAAGGCGGCGCTGGATGCGGGTGATTACCGCAAGGCCGCCGATCTTTTGGCCAACTTTGATGCCTCATACCCCGGCAGCCCCCTGGGGCCAGAGGCGCATCTGAACCGCGGCAAGGCGCTTGATGGTCTGGGCGACACCCGTGAGGCGGCGCGCGCTTATCTGGCCAGTTTCACCAACAACTCAACTGGTCCTGTTGCCCCTGATGCGCTCTATGAATTGGGCGCTGCCTTGGGGCGTCTGGGGCAAGTCGATCAGGCCTGTGTAACCTTGGCCGAGGTCCGCGTCCGCTTTCCGGCCGCCACGGCCGTCAGCAACGCGCAGCAGGAAATGACCTCTTTGGGGTGCTCTTGA
- the tilS gene encoding tRNA lysidine(34) synthetase TilS produces MLLSPPEDDLLSTLNTCLSAHGLDHVAVAVSGGGDSVALLHLASRLAAAQNVQVQAVTVDHGLRSEAADEARQVAQRATDWGLKHTTLNWAGWTGAGNLQAEARRARYALMADWARGHGVQAVLLAHTADDQAETVLMGLARASGVDGLSAMPEMREVNGSCLLRPLLRHSRQELRAYLEAHGVGWIEDPSNQDIRFERIRMRQAKSALDELGLSAPALSQVAQNMAQAQAALDFHTQASARAICQLDAGDVLITLDSFAALPQETARRLLLGAVAWVNGGSERPRRQPTLMTLTAAQQGRPAQLGGCRIVKQRNRMRVCREHHAVRDLRTQPGELWDNRWRLSGPDEDGVTIAALGEQGVLQCPNWRETGRPHVAMLAAPAVWRGSDLVAAPLAGMANGWRFEGPMDEEEFFETLLSH; encoded by the coding sequence GTGCTCTTGAGCCCGCCTGAAGACGACCTTCTGAGCACGCTGAATACCTGTTTGAGCGCGCATGGTCTGGATCATGTGGCCGTCGCAGTGTCGGGGGGCGGTGATTCCGTCGCCCTTTTGCATCTGGCAAGCCGTTTGGCCGCGGCTCAGAACGTTCAGGTTCAGGCCGTCACCGTGGATCATGGTCTGCGTTCCGAGGCCGCTGATGAGGCCCGTCAGGTCGCGCAGCGGGCCACCGACTGGGGGCTCAAACACACCACGCTGAACTGGGCCGGATGGACCGGTGCCGGGAACCTGCAGGCCGAGGCGCGCAGGGCCCGTTATGCGCTGATGGCAGATTGGGCCAGGGGGCACGGTGTGCAGGCTGTGTTGCTGGCGCATACGGCAGATGATCAAGCTGAAACGGTTCTGATGGGCTTGGCCCGTGCCTCGGGCGTTGATGGTCTGTCTGCCATGCCCGAGATGCGAGAGGTCAACGGCTCCTGCTTGCTGCGACCCTTGTTGCGCCACAGTCGGCAAGAGCTGCGTGCCTATCTTGAGGCACATGGGGTGGGCTGGATCGAAGACCCATCGAATCAGGACATCCGGTTCGAGCGAATTCGCATGCGTCAGGCCAAGTCCGCTTTGGATGAATTGGGGCTCTCCGCCCCGGCATTGTCCCAAGTTGCACAAAATATGGCCCAGGCACAGGCGGCGTTGGATTTTCACACGCAGGCCAGCGCGCGCGCAATCTGTCAGCTTGATGCCGGTGATGTGTTGATCACGCTGGATAGCTTTGCCGCCCTGCCGCAAGAAACCGCGCGGCGGTTGCTTTTGGGGGCTGTGGCCTGGGTGAATGGCGGCAGCGAGCGCCCCCGGCGACAACCCACCCTGATGACCTTGACTGCAGCGCAGCAGGGTCGCCCTGCGCAGCTAGGTGGCTGCCGTATTGTCAAACAACGCAATCGGATGCGGGTTTGTCGCGAGCATCATGCGGTGCGCGATTTACGTACCCAGCCAGGAGAATTGTGGGACAACAGATGGCGATTGAGCGGCCCAGATGAAGATGGTGTCACCATTGCGGCCCTCGGTGAACAGGGCGTGTTGCAATGCCCCAATTGGCGCGAGACCGGGCGTCCACATGTTGCCATGCTGGCCGCGCCTGCGGTCTGGCGCGGGTCGGATCTGGTGGCCGCGCCGCTGGCAGGGATGGCGAATGGATGGCGTTTTGAGGGGCCGATGGATGAAGAAGAGTTCTTCGAGACTCTTTTATCTCATTGA
- the ftsH gene encoding ATP-dependent zinc metalloprotease FtsH, translating to MGNARNIAFWVVLFLLILALFNLFSGSGGTLQSQERTYSDFVSAVESGEVSQVTLDGEQVRYRMADGKDYIAIKPGDAEVTTLLIEQNVPVRAEKQQQSGFQSFIITLLPFLLLIGVWVYFMNRMQGGGKGGAMGFGKSKAKMLTEKHGRVTFDDVAGIDEAKEELEEIVEFLRNPQKFSRLGGKIPKGALLVGPPGTGKTLLARAIAGEAGVPFFTISGSDFVEMFVGVGASRVRDMFEQAKKNAPCIVFIDEIDAVGRHRGAGYGGGNDEREQTLNQLLVEMDGFEANEGVIILAATNRKDVLDPALLRPGRFDRNVTVGNPDIKGREKILGVHARKTPLGPDVDLRIIARGSPGFSGADLANLVNEAALMAARVGRRFVTMEDFENAKDKVMMGAERRSMVLTQDQKEKTAYHEAGHAVVGLALPECDPVYKATIIPRGGALGMVVSLPEIDRLNWHKSECEQKLAMTMAGKAAEIIKYGADHVSNGPAGDIQQASQLARAMVLRWGMSDKVGNIDYAEAHEGYSGNTAGFSVSANTKELIEEEVKRFIQEGYERAHQILTEKNAEWERLAQGLLEYETLTGEEIQRVMKGEPPNAGDDDGDSPDEGNAPSVTAIPKTKPKKPSGDGGMEPEPTA from the coding sequence TTGGGCAACGCACGCAATATTGCCTTCTGGGTTGTACTGTTCCTGTTGATTCTTGCACTGTTCAATTTGTTCAGCGGATCCGGGGGCACACTGCAAAGCCAGGAGCGAACCTATTCCGATTTTGTCAGCGCGGTTGAATCCGGCGAAGTCAGCCAGGTGACACTGGATGGCGAGCAGGTCCGCTACCGGATGGCGGACGGCAAGGATTATATAGCCATCAAACCTGGTGACGCCGAAGTAACCACGCTGCTGATCGAGCAGAACGTGCCGGTTCGCGCCGAGAAACAGCAGCAGTCGGGCTTTCAGTCCTTCATCATCACGCTGCTGCCCTTCCTGCTGCTTATTGGTGTCTGGGTCTATTTCATGAACCGGATGCAGGGCGGTGGCAAAGGCGGCGCCATGGGCTTTGGCAAGTCCAAGGCCAAGATGCTGACCGAAAAGCATGGTCGCGTCACCTTTGACGATGTCGCTGGCATCGACGAGGCCAAAGAAGAGCTGGAAGAGATCGTTGAATTCCTGCGCAACCCGCAGAAATTCTCGCGTCTTGGCGGCAAGATCCCCAAGGGCGCATTGCTGGTGGGCCCTCCGGGTACCGGTAAGACGCTTCTGGCCCGTGCGATTGCGGGTGAGGCGGGTGTGCCGTTCTTCACCATTTCCGGTTCCGATTTTGTCGAAATGTTTGTGGGTGTGGGTGCATCCCGTGTCCGCGACATGTTCGAACAGGCCAAGAAGAACGCGCCTTGCATCGTGTTCATCGACGAGATCGACGCCGTCGGTCGCCATCGTGGCGCCGGTTACGGCGGTGGTAATGACGAACGCGAACAGACCCTCAACCAGTTGCTTGTTGAAATGGACGGGTTCGAGGCCAACGAAGGCGTGATCATCCTGGCGGCCACAAACCGCAAGGACGTTCTGGACCCCGCGCTGCTGCGTCCGGGCCGCTTTGACCGCAACGTGACCGTCGGCAACCCCGACATCAAAGGCCGCGAAAAGATTTTGGGCGTGCATGCGCGCAAGACACCTTTGGGCCCCGATGTGGATTTGCGCATCATTGCGCGTGGCTCGCCGGGGTTCTCGGGTGCGGATCTGGCCAACCTGGTGAACGAGGCAGCGCTGATGGCTGCACGGGTCGGCCGTCGCTTTGTCACGATGGAAGACTTCGAGAACGCCAAGGACAAGGTGATGATGGGGGCCGAGCGCCGTTCGATGGTGCTGACGCAGGACCAGAAGGAAAAGACCGCGTATCACGAGGCTGGTCACGCGGTGGTTGGTCTGGCCTTGCCGGAATGTGATCCGGTCTACAAGGCGACCATTATTCCACGCGGTGGCGCCCTGGGGATGGTTGTGTCTTTGCCCGAGATCGACCGGCTGAACTGGCACAAGTCGGAATGTGAGCAGAAGCTGGCGATGACCATGGCTGGTAAAGCGGCCGAGATCATTAAATATGGTGCGGATCACGTTTCGAACGGTCCGGCGGGTGACATCCAGCAGGCCAGCCAATTGGCCCGTGCGATGGTGCTGCGGTGGGGCATGTCTGACAAGGTCGGTAACATCGACTATGCCGAAGCGCACGAGGGCTACAGCGGCAACACCGCCGGCTTCTCGGTCTCAGCCAACACCAAGGAACTGATCGAGGAAGAGGTGAAACGCTTCATCCAAGAGGGCTATGAGCGGGCGCACCAGATCCTGACCGAGAAGAACGCAGAGTGGGAGCGCCTGGCGCAAGGTTTGCTGGAGTATGAGACCCTGACCGGTGAAGAGATTCAGCGCGTCATGAAGGGTGAACCACCGAACGCGGGCGACGACGATGGTGACAGCCCGGATGAGGGCAACGCACCAAGCGTGACTGCCATTCCTAAAACCAAGCCCAAGAAACCCTCGGGCGACGGTGGGATGGAGCCCGAGCCCACAGCTTGA
- a CDS encoding MOSC domain-containing protein: protein MPVLKETHYSGEIVWLGHVPSGGTLKADATDHLTLGFAGVPGERHEGANRASCVRVRNLYAEGTEIRNVRQLTILSQEELDAVAGDMGLEALDPALLGATVVVKGIPDFTFVPPASRLQGPSGVTLTVDMENRPCVLPGREIEATSPGYGASFKPAAKNRRGITAWVERPGGLAVGDRLQLFIPDQRAWAP, encoded by the coding sequence ATGCCGGTGCTCAAGGAAACGCATTATTCAGGGGAAATCGTTTGGCTGGGGCATGTACCGTCTGGTGGGACGCTCAAGGCAGACGCGACCGACCATTTGACCCTTGGGTTTGCAGGTGTTCCGGGTGAACGGCACGAGGGGGCGAACCGCGCCTCTTGCGTGCGGGTGCGCAATCTTTATGCCGAGGGCACCGAAATACGGAATGTTCGCCAACTGACAATCCTGTCTCAGGAAGAGCTGGATGCTGTTGCTGGCGATATGGGATTGGAGGCGCTCGATCCTGCCCTTTTGGGGGCCACGGTTGTCGTAAAAGGTATCCCCGATTTCACCTTTGTCCCGCCTGCCAGTCGCCTTCAAGGCCCATCTGGGGTGACGCTGACCGTGGACATGGAAAACCGTCCCTGCGTGTTGCCCGGGCGCGAGATCGAGGCGACATCGCCTGGCTATGGCGCGTCCTTCAAACCAGCGGCAAAGAATCGCCGTGGCATTACCGCTTGGGTCGAACGCCCCGGAGGGCTGGCCGTTGGGGATCGGCTGCAACTTTTCATTCCCGATCAACGTGCCTGGGCGCCCTGA